GTCTGTTATAGTCTTTACAAGTTCTGTGTCATTATTAAAGTATTTTTCCGATAATGCATTTATGGTAATGTTTGTATTTTCTTCTATCATTTCATATACTTTCTTTAATACTTCTGGTGAAGGATAATTTCTTGAAAAATCATACATTAATTTTGTTGAAAAATCTGTATTATATGCCATAACAAATATTATATTTTCTTTTTTATTATGTGGCCATGATGATACAAGATCCAATAATTCAATACGCGTCTTAGGAACATCATATAACATAATTATAGAATTTCTATCCTTCTGTTCTAAAGCTAACCCATCATTTGCAAATTCTGAAATTAATATTCTCGAAGGTCCTTTTTTATTAATCTCTCTAATATTTATTTTTTCAAAAAATGTATGCATGTGCGAATAATACAATATATAATCTTCGGAATATTCATATGTTTGAGAAATATAATTCTTTAAATTTTTATATGGTGTGACATTATCAACTATAATATTGAGATTTTTGGAATTATATAAATAATCCTTTATAAGTTTTAACTTGTTGGAATTTATTTCCTTTACAACTTCAAAAGAAGGAACATTGGAGTTAACATTTGCAACTCTATATCCACTAAGTTTCAAAAATTCTTTTATGGTTTCATCATAAAATGTCCCTAAAATGTTTATATTATATATTTTAGTTCTAACTACTTTTCTAAACTGAATATACTCTGGAATATTTGCTATAGCCTGATGCGAGAATGAATAGATTGGTTCATCAATTAAAAGGTTTTTAGAAAACTCATTGAGCTTGTGTATATTTTGCATATACGCCGGTACTGTTAAAAGAATAACTCTTTTACTTTTTAATACACTATTTTCTATATGAGATTTTTTATTATAATAAATTTTATCGGAAGAAATATATTGATTAATAATTTTATAAGTATACTCAAGCAACAAGTGCGATGCACCTATGATAATGAGTTTTTCTCCCTTTGATACAGTATTTTTAATCTTTTCAATTAATAATGTATTTTTTATCTTAAGAGGTGCAAATATTGCAGTTCTATTTTGTTCTATAATATCGAGCAATATTTTATACTTATAATTTGTAAGATGATGAACATTATCTTTAGCATGTAATGATATTAATAAATTTCCATGATTTTCTTTTTCAGTTAAAGAATCACCGACAAATTCTATATCTTTTACATAAAATTTCAATACCTTTTGATTGTTATAAAATGTTCTCTCAACTCTGAAATTACCAACTATATTACATTTTATATTCCCCGTAATATTTTCCCTTTTATTTGCTAATACACCATAACCAACAATTTCAAATATCATACCCTTAGGTGTTTTTGCTATTGCTGCTATATTCTCTTCTTCAGCACCAAAAAGTTTTACTTTTTCAAGTACTACATCCTTTATTAAAAATGTCGGCTCTGGATTTTGATAACCAAATGGTTCTAAAAGAGATATATCGTCAAAGAAATTACCCCATAAATTCTCAATTTCCATGTCTATTTCTATTTCAGATTCCGGTTCTTTATCGCCATAAATATTTGAGTATACTTCATTAATCTTTTCTCTAAGCATTTCTATTTTTTCAGAATCAATTGTAAATCCGGCAGCCAATTCATGACCACCATATTCCTTAAAGAAATCTTCATTTTCTTTAGTAATATTTTTCATTAATTCAATAAGACTAACTCCCTGCGGACTTCGGGCAGACCCTTTTCCAAGATTATCTTCAGAAGTAGTTGAGACAAGAAGAACAGGCTTGTTAAATTTATTTGAAAGCTTAGAAGCCACAATTCCAAGAACCCCTAGATGCCAATCCTGGCCGCTTAAAACAAGAACCTTTTTATCATGAAAATCCGGATTAATATCCATTAAACTTAATGCTGATTTATATATACGCCTTTCATGTTTTTGCCTTTCGGTATTTAAGTCTAATAATTGTTTAACTTTCTTTTCTATATTTTTTTCTTCTTCCGTAAGCAATAACTCAAATGCTTTCATGGCATCAGCCATTCTTCCAGCTGCATTTATTTTAGGTGCAATTTTATATGCTATAACATAAGATTTTACATCTTCTGGCATCACACCAATTTCCCTCATCAAATGCCTTAATGCAGGACTGGGATCAGTTCTTAACTTTTCAAGCCCTCTCTTTACAAAATACCTATTCTCGGATCTTAAAGGAACTATATCAGCAATAGTTCCAAGAGCAACAAGATCCACAAGAGAAAACGGATCAAATTTTATATCATTTATTTTCTCATAAACTGCAAGTAACACCTTAAAAGCAACACCTACTCCCGATAATCCTTTAAACGGATATTCATCATCATGCCTTTTAGGGTTTACAATAGCATCTGCTTCCGGTAAAACCTCCTGCATTTCATGATGATCAGTAATTATAATTCTCATTCCTTTTTCTTTTGCATGAGCTATTTCTTTAAGTGACGTTGTTCCACAATCTACAGTAATAATATTTTTATATCCCTTATTATATAGCTCATCTATAGCTTCAATATTTAAACTATATCCTTCATCTATTCTATTTGGAATATATGCTTCTATATCCCATCCCAATGCTTTAAATCCCTGGTAAATTACAGCAGCCGCTGTAACCCCATCAGCATCATAATCTCCATATACAACTAATTTTTCTCCTTTATCCCTTATATCAAATAAAATATCAACAGTTTTATCCATATCCTTCAAAAGATATGGATCTATAACCGTTGATTCATCGGGATATAAAAATTCTTTTATCTGCTCTATATCGGTAATTCCACGTGCAATAAGCAGTTTAACCAGAAATTCGGATAATCCTAATTCTGAGGAGATATGCCTTGCAAGCTTTAAATTCTCCTCAAATAAAGGATTAGCCGAGTCCCAAAAGACCCTCCAATTCTTTTTCAAAATATTCTCTCCTCTCTTATTTATTTTTTTTATTTTGTTATAATTATACAAAATTTATAGTACCAAAATCATTAGAGATATATTCCATTAATTTTAATTTAACGTTAATTCATTTCTTATTTCATATTTATTTCAAATTTTGTATATTGTGATATAATAAAAAAGAAATCTTATTGGAGGTGAATTTATATGAATAATAAAAAGATTCTATTAATTTTATTAATGTTTTCTTTATTTATTTCTATTTTCGCTGTAAACAACAAAGATTCAAGAAAAACCCTTTTAATTTATTCAAGAGGTTATTCATTTTTATCAACAAAAGTAGAACACAAACTTAAAGAAGCATTAATTAACCAGGGAAAGTATAGACTTGTAGAAAGAGATATAAACGTAATGAATGAAATAGAAAGAATTTTACACGGTCTCACATCAAAAGATAATTTTAATTTAAATCAATTAGCAGCAGATTATATTGTTTATATAGAAGTTATAGATGCAGAATCATATAGAAAAACCGATGAATATGATAATATCTGGTATGAATACCACATTGAAGGGGCATATAGATTAATAGATATTGAAACAAGTCAGATTCTGGAAATAAAAACTATAGATGCTGTTGGAACTCATTACGTTTCACAATATGTTTCAGAATACGAAGCAAAAGAAATGGCAAGAGAGGAAGCCATATCAAGTCTGGTAAATACCCTTGTATATAGAATGAATAAATTATTTTTAATTAGCGGTAAAATTATAGGTATTGAAGCAAATTCACGTGTTTTAGTAAATATTGGAAGAAATAATGGAGTATATAAAGGAATGATGTTCTCATTCGCAAAAAATTACGAAATAAATGGTGATGTATATAGAAAAACAAGCGGAAAATTAGTCACAAAAGAAGTTTCCTCCAATTCCGCAATCTTAGAGATTTTAGAAGAACCTGAATTCGCTCTAGATAATACAGTCAGTGTAATAGAAAATCCGGATATTTCTCCATTTAGAGCACATTTTTCTTTATCAATGACAACAAAACTCCCGGATATTTATTCATTAAGAATGGATTTTCTTATTGACAATTATAAAAACTTCACATATGGTGTTTTTGTAGAATTTTCAGATGATATAAATACATTTTACACTTCTACAGGATTAAATATAAGATACACACCTGAATATACATTTGGAAATTTAAATCTGGGGGCCGATTTGTATATCTCAAGTTATTACAATACCGAAATTGATTACAATGAAGACTATATTGCTGATGTTGGTATTGGTATAACTCCTATAATAGGATTAGAACTAAAACCACATAAGAATTTTGGAATTATCATAGAAAGTGGTTATACTTTTGAAAGCTCAATAGGTGGTAATTATCCAGCTAACAATGCACCTTATATAAAAGCTGGGATTGATTTAATATTCTAAATTAATTCAAACCCGGGATGCAATAAAATCCCGGGTTTATTTAATTTTAATTATTATGTTACCAAAAAGAAATTATTTTTTTGAACATTCTATTCAAAAAACAGTCTAATATGTCGGATAGCAAATCTATCCTTTATTTTTTGAAATATTCTTAGCAAATAATTATTACGATTGCTAAAAATAAAAATTAAAAATAGATACCTCAGGAGGTGATGGGTATGCTAAACCCAAAAAACTTTACAGAAAAATCGCTGGAAATAATAGAAAACGCCAGAACAATTGCCAATGGATATGGCACCAATGTGTTAACACCTGAACATATTACACTTGCCATTCTTGATAGCGATGATGAACATGTAAAAAAATTATTTGAAACAATAAACGTAGACGCTATAAAGGATAATATAGAAAGTGAATTGGCAGAAAACGCACAATATTCATACGGAAACCTTACTGATAATAGGGTATATATTTCCAGCACATTAGAAAGAATCTTTGAAATTGCAAAAACAGAAGCAAGAAAAACCAAACATAAACTTATTACAACATTGCATTTATTACTTGGAATAATGCTCGATGGAACATCTTATTCAGCAAAATTATTCTCAAAATACGGATTAACAACCACAGAAGTTTATGAAGAATTAAAAAACATAAAAGTAACCAAAGAAGGAACAGAAGAAAAAGTTGGAGATGTTTTAGAACAGTTTACCATTGATTTGACAAAAATGGCAGAAGAAAAGAAATTAATGCCTGTTATTGGAAGAGATATTGAAATCCAAAGAACTATTGAGATATTAAGCAGAAAAACAAAAAACAATCCTGTTCTCGTTGGTGATCCAGGTGTAGGTAAAACAGCTATAGTAGAAGGATTAGCACAGAGAATAGTAAAAGGTGCTGTTCCAGATGCATTAATAGACAAAAGAATTTTACAGCTAGATATGGGTAGATTACTGGCAGGCGCAAAATTCAGAGGAGAATTTGAAGAACGTCTAAAAAATGTAATCGATGAAGTAAAAAAACAGGGTGATAAAATTATATTATTCATTGATGAATTGCATACAATTATCGGCGCAGGAAAAGCAGAAGGAAATTCGATGGATGCTGCAAATATGTTAAAACCTGATCTTGCACGAGGAGAATTAAGAGTTATAGGTGCAACAACACTTGATGAATATAGACAGTATATTGAAAAAGATAAAGCTCTTGCAAGAAGATTCCAACCTGTTCAGGTTGATGAACCTTCATTAGAAGACGCAATAGAAATCTTGAGAGGTATAAAAGAAACATTTGAAAAACATCACAATGTTAAAATTTCAGATGAAGCAGTAGTTGCAGCAGTGAAGTTATCACATAGATATATAACAGATAGATTCTTACCAGATAAAGCTATAGATTTAATCGACGAAGCTGCAGCAAAAGCAAGACTTGAAAAGAGCTCTAAATTATCCAATATTAAGAAATTGGAATACGAAGCAAAGGAATTAGAAGAAGAAATTAACGACTTAACAGTAAAAGGAAAATATGAAGAAGCTGCTTTAAAGAAACAAAAATTATTTGAATTGGAAAAAGAAATTGAGAGACTAAAAGAAGAATACGAAAAGGAAAAAGACAAAGAAGAGGAAGAAGTAATTGTAGATGAAGACAAAATTGCAGAAATTATTGAAAAATGGACAGGAATTCCAGCTAAAAAAATGCTCGAAGAAGAAAGAGAAAAATTACTTAACCTTGAAAAAGAAATACACAAAAGAGTTGTAGGGCAGGAAGATGCTATTGTTAAAGTTGCTCAACATATAAGAAAAGCAAGGGCTGGTTTAAAAGATCCAACAAGACCTATAGGTTCATTCTTATTCCTTGGTCCAACTGGAGTTGGTAAAACAGAATTAGCAAAAGCATTAGCTGAAGTATTATTTGATACAGAAGACGCACTAATCAGAATTGACATGTCTGAATACATGGAAAAGCATGCAGTTTCAAGATTAATTGGTTCACCTCCAGGATATGTAGGATATGAAAGAGGAGGTCAATTAACAGAAGCTGTTAGAAGAAAACCGTATTCAGTAATACTAATCGATGAAGTAGAAAAAGCACATCCAGATGTATTCAATGTATTATTACAGGTATTAGACGACGGAAGATTAACCGACGGAAAAGGTAATACCGTAGACTTCAGAAATACCATTATTATAATGACAAGCAACATCGGTTCTGAAGGGATTTTAAAAACATTAGAACACAAAGGGCACCTTGGATTTGTAAGCGAAGAAGAAAAGGCTTCTACAGAAGAAGAACTGGAAAAATTGATAAAAGAAGAATTAAAGAAATTCTTTAGACCGGAATTCCTTAACCGTTTAGATGAAATAGTGGTATTTAAACCATTAACCATAGAAGAAGTAAAAGAAATTGTTGGAATATTATTAAAACGCACAGAAGAAAGATTAAAAGAAAAAGATATAGAATTAATGATTACAGAAGACGCAAAAGAATATATTGCTAAAAAAGGTTATGATAGAATCTTTGGTGCTCGTCCATTAAGAAGAGTTATAGAAAGAGAAATCGAAATGGAATTGGCAAATAAAATAATTGCTGGCGAAATTCCTCCAAAAAGTAAAGTAATTATTGACTTAAAAGATGATAAATTATTAATCAGAACCAGCAACGGCGAAATAAAACCAAAAGAAGAAAAGAAAAATTAAATAATTCATATTTAAAGGCAGGTGCAAAACCTGCCTTTTTATTATTTATTCTTTAAGGATTTTCCTATCCGTCTATTGAAAAATTAATTAGATTAAAAAGCGTGGTGATTAGATGAAACATCTAAAATTTCTTTCAATAGTATTTTTAATATATTTATCTACTTTCATATTTGCAAATAACCAGATTACATTACCAGCAAGCATAATTTCTATTGATAATATCTTTTCTTTAAAAGATATTTTTCCTGAAATAAAAAATGACAGAACACTTGCTTTCTTTACAGGCGAAACTATAACTTATGACGCTTCAAAACTTAAAAATATGATTGAGTCTCTTACAAATTATGAAAATATAACCTTTGAGTCAACCATAATAACAATATTTTATATGCCAACTAAAACAAAAAATAATTCTAATTTAAACAAAAATGATACAAAATATATATTGGAAGATTATTTTAAAAATATATTCCTTGAAGATTCAAAAACAGCAACTATCAATTCCTTTGAAATAAGCAAGTTTTATACAGACACAAAAGTCTCAACTGTACTTGATATAAATTATCGAAGAACTATGAACAATGTATTTGGTAATTTTTTAATACTTGATGATTTTAATAATAAAAAATATATATCCTTCAAAGCAAATGTTTCAAATTATAAAAATGTATTTATAGCAAAAAACAATATAGATTATAAAACTCCTTTAAATGATTCACTTTTAGCAACAAAAACCGTTGATATATATTCTCTTAATTTTTCACCACTTATAGTTGAAAAAAAAGATTTAATAAAATTTCAAGCTAATAGAAAAATAAGAAAAAATGAAATTATTTACGAAAATTCAGTAAAAAAGATACCTGATGTAAAAGCCGGCCAGATAATTCCTGTCGAAGTTTATGCTTATGGTGTAAAAATATTATCGTGGATGCGCGTTTTAAATGATGCAATAATTGGTGAAATTGTTTCAGGAAGAAATGAAAAAACAGGAGTATTAATAACAGGAAAGTTATACAAAGGACCAAAAGTAATTATTGACATAGGAGGTAACTAAGATGAAAAGGATTTCGTTTATTATCATGATAATCTTATTATCAACATTTTCATTTTCGGATTCATTATGGAAAAAAGCCCATACAAAAAATTTATACTCAAATCCAGAAAAGGTATATTCCCTGGGAGATATTATAACAGTAGCTGTTTCTGAAGCACCATCTTTAAGTTTATCAGATAACAACCCTGATCCTTTTTCTGGTGTAATGGGAACAGTTGGCGCAATATTTAATACAATAGGAAATCTTGATCTAACTAAATTTTTACCTCTTGGCGCAAATTCTCCAGATAAGGTTAGCGTTTCAAATAAAAAAACCTCTTCTCAAAGTCAGGCAAAGGTTAGTTTATATGTTTCTGCAAAAGTAGTTGAGGTCTTAGATAATGGCATTGTAAAAATATACGGAGAAAAGGAATTTAAGGTAGATTCACAGAAAAAGATAATGATAATAGAAGGTTATGTTGATCCGCAATATATTAAAGATGGCGTTATAGACTCTAAAAATCTTGCTGAAGCAAAAATATGGTATCAGGGAGATACTGATTTACAAAAAAATCCCAACAAAAAAACATGGTTGGCATGGATGCTTTCTGGAATATCAAATCTATTCTTTTAAGGGGTGACTATGGTGAAAAAAACTTTTATTATATTTAGCTTAATTATAATGCTTTATTCTATATCTTTTTCAGCTGTAAGATTAAAAGATATTGCCTATTTTAGAGGTGCAAGAGATAATCAGTTATTTGGAATTGGTGTGGTAACAGGATTAAATGGCACAGGAGATTCAGGGAAGGTTACATCAGAATTACTATCAAATATGATGAAAAATCTTAACATCAATATTCAAAATTCATTCACAACAAAAAATTCGGCTATTGTTTTTGTTTTTGCTGATATACCGGCTTTTTATAAAGAAGGTATGAAACTGGATGTTGTTGTAACAGCTGCAGGAGATTCAAAAAGCCTTGAAGGAGGATATTTAATACAAACTCCTTTATACGGTGCAGACGGTCAGGTGTATGCTGTTGCTCAGGGAAGTGTAATTACAGGTGGTGTAGAAGTTAGCAATACTGCAAACCTTCAAAAGAGAAACAAGGTAAACGGTACAATTCCCCAGGGAGCAATAGTAGAAAATGAAATACCTGCAAATATCGTTTCAAATGATACTGTAACAGTGCTACTCAGAAACCCCGATATAACAACAGCAGCAAGAACAGCATTATCAATTAATGCTCAATTTGGTCAAAAATTAGCTAAGGCTATGGATCCTTCTGCTATACGTGTAAAAATACCTGATGTTTTCTCAGACGATTTAATTTCATTCCTCGCATTAATAGAAGATGTTGAAATTGATCCAGATTCAAAAGCAAAAATTGTTATAAACGAAAAAACAGGAACTATAGTATTTGGCGGAAATGTAAAAATAGCAGATTTTACTATAAGTTATGGTAATTTTGTTATTACTGTTAATAATGGAAAAGTGGGAGATAGTGATGCAACTATATATAATTTGGTCAATGCATTAAAAGCAGCAGGTGCAACTCCCCAAGATATAATCGCTATTATACAAAATCTTTCATCTGCCGGATATTTATATGCTGAACTGGTGGTGATATAATGAATATTTCATCAATAACATTAAATGGCGCTCCAAAGGATTATCATAATCTAAAAAAAGAAGAAGTTGCTGCAGAATTGGTAAGTTCAGTATTCTCAAAAGTATTTAAAGATATGTATAACTCAAAGGCATTTGAAAACACCTTACTTCCAAAATCTAATACAGAGAAATGGTTTAATGATATGATTATCGATCAATATTCAGTACTAATAGCAAAAAACAACATGAAACCTCTTATAAACGACATCCTAAAAGCTTATCAAAAACCTTGAGGAAACCATAATGGTTTCCTCATTTATATTATAAATTTATTTTTCAAAAATTTAATTTATATGTTAATTTTTTCATAATCATCACTTTAAATTTTTATTTTATGATATAATTAAATTGATTTTATTAATTATTAAAATTATGGAGGTGGAGCATGAAAAAGGTTTTACTTGTATTTACCATTCTTATCATTTCATTGAGTATTTTTGCTGATATTTATCAATTAATTCCGGAAAATTCCAAAACAGTTTTTGTTTTTCACAATGCACAAAAAGTATATGAAGACTTAAAAACAGTTAATTCATTTGGAACTGTATTGGACGATCCGCTATATGCAGAAACATATGCTGTCGCATATATCGATGCTATAGCTCAATCTCTGGAAATGGAAAGCTCTGATATATACGATGCATTTAAAAATAACATTGCTTTTTTTGTAGTTGAACCTGAAGATAACAATTACGATTTCGGTATTATACTCGGTCCTTTAAACGATGGCGAAAAGTTTGTTGAAGTATTCAAAAAATTAGCAGATACATTAATCCCTACAGACGATGTAAATCTTAACCTCAGCTATATAGTTAAAAAAAGCGATTTACAGGATTATTTAATCATTACATCAAATGGTGATTTTTACAACAATACAAAAATTGGTTATACGCCTAAAAAACGATTTAATGATACAGGTATTTATGAAGAAATTCAAACAAGCAGCTTAAACGGTTATGGATTCTCATATATAAAAGATTCTATCTTATATGGAAAATTCTATATCCTGGATAATATACCTGAAAATATAAAAGACTCATTTAATTACGAAACAGATAATTTCTATGGATTATATTATTCAAAAACAAATTATATTCCAAAAGATTTTGATACAAATATCCCAGGTTTAAATATCTCCGGCGATACAATAAAAGATATATTAAACAAATCAAATTGGGTTGAGCAAAACATGAATATGAATATAAATAGCGATGAAGAAACTGGAGAAATAAATATAGATCTTATCTTCTCTTTGGTCGCCAACACTGGATTAACAATTAAAGAAGTTGAAGATATTCTTTCAAAAAATGATACCACATACAAAGTAATATCAGATAATTATATAAAAATCGAAGAAAATGTAGAAGACAAAGAATTAAGCATATATATATGGAAGGATGGAGATTTATTATACGTTTCAAACAAAGAAAAAGAAGAAGTTTATAAATTCCAGAAATCAAAAGAAAAATTATCTCAAAAC
This is a stretch of genomic DNA from Marinitoga piezophila KA3. It encodes these proteins:
- the recJ gene encoding single-stranded-DNA-specific exonuclease RecJ — protein: MKKNWRVFWDSANPLFEENLKLARHISSELGLSEFLVKLLIARGITDIEQIKEFLYPDESTVIDPYLLKDMDKTVDILFDIRDKGEKLVVYGDYDADGVTAAAVIYQGFKALGWDIEAYIPNRIDEGYSLNIEAIDELYNKGYKNIITVDCGTTSLKEIAHAKEKGMRIIITDHHEMQEVLPEADAIVNPKRHDDEYPFKGLSGVGVAFKVLLAVYEKINDIKFDPFSLVDLVALGTIADIVPLRSENRYFVKRGLEKLRTDPSPALRHLMREIGVMPEDVKSYVIAYKIAPKINAAGRMADAMKAFELLLTEEEKNIEKKVKQLLDLNTERQKHERRIYKSALSLMDINPDFHDKKVLVLSGQDWHLGVLGIVASKLSNKFNKPVLLVSTTSEDNLGKGSARSPQGVSLIELMKNITKENEDFFKEYGGHELAAGFTIDSEKIEMLREKINEVYSNIYGDKEPESEIEIDMEIENLWGNFFDDISLLEPFGYQNPEPTFLIKDVVLEKVKLFGAEEENIAAIAKTPKGMIFEIVGYGVLANKRENITGNIKCNIVGNFRVERTFYNNQKVLKFYVKDIEFVGDSLTEKENHGNLLISLHAKDNVHHLTNYKYKILLDIIEQNRTAIFAPLKIKNTLLIEKIKNTVSKGEKLIIIGASHLLLEYTYKIINQYISSDKIYYNKKSHIENSVLKSKRVILLTVPAYMQNIHKLNEFSKNLLIDEPIYSFSHQAIANIPEYIQFRKVVRTKIYNINILGTFYDETIKEFLKLSGYRVANVNSNVPSFEVVKEINSNKLKLIKDYLYNSKNLNIIVDNVTPYKNLKNYISQTYEYSEDYILYYSHMHTFFEKINIREINKKGPSRILISEFANDGLALEQKDRNSIIMLYDVPKTRIELLDLVSSWPHNKKENIIFVMAYNTDFSTKLMYDFSRNYPSPEVLKKVYEMIEENTNITINALSEKYFNNDTELVKTITDELINSGIVVNTSNGLKAVDDFKLDLIHKNVKAKESILDKWLLKSSINFFMNFKSRQFISLLNNQFAEVK
- a CDS encoding ATP-dependent Clp protease ATP-binding subunit; the encoded protein is MLNPKNFTEKSLEIIENARTIANGYGTNVLTPEHITLAILDSDDEHVKKLFETINVDAIKDNIESELAENAQYSYGNLTDNRVYISSTLERIFEIAKTEARKTKHKLITTLHLLLGIMLDGTSYSAKLFSKYGLTTTEVYEELKNIKVTKEGTEEKVGDVLEQFTIDLTKMAEEKKLMPVIGRDIEIQRTIEILSRKTKNNPVLVGDPGVGKTAIVEGLAQRIVKGAVPDALIDKRILQLDMGRLLAGAKFRGEFEERLKNVIDEVKKQGDKIILFIDELHTIIGAGKAEGNSMDAANMLKPDLARGELRVIGATTLDEYRQYIEKDKALARRFQPVQVDEPSLEDAIEILRGIKETFEKHHNVKISDEAVVAAVKLSHRYITDRFLPDKAIDLIDEAAAKARLEKSSKLSNIKKLEYEAKELEEEINDLTVKGKYEEAALKKQKLFELEKEIERLKEEYEKEKDKEEEEVIVDEDKIAEIIEKWTGIPAKKMLEEEREKLLNLEKEIHKRVVGQEDAIVKVAQHIRKARAGLKDPTRPIGSFLFLGPTGVGKTELAKALAEVLFDTEDALIRIDMSEYMEKHAVSRLIGSPPGYVGYERGGQLTEAVRRKPYSVILIDEVEKAHPDVFNVLLQVLDDGRLTDGKGNTVDFRNTIIIMTSNIGSEGILKTLEHKGHLGFVSEEEKASTEEELEKLIKEELKKFFRPEFLNRLDEIVVFKPLTIEEVKEIVGILLKRTEERLKEKDIELMITEDAKEYIAKKGYDRIFGARPLRRVIEREIEMELANKIIAGEIPPKSKVIIDLKDDKLLIRTSNGEIKPKEEKKN
- the flgA gene encoding flagellar basal body P-ring formation chaperone FlgA, whose amino-acid sequence is MKHLKFLSIVFLIYLSTFIFANNQITLPASIISIDNIFSLKDIFPEIKNDRTLAFFTGETITYDASKLKNMIESLTNYENITFESTIITIFYMPTKTKNNSNLNKNDTKYILEDYFKNIFLEDSKTATINSFEISKFYTDTKVSTVLDINYRRTMNNVFGNFLILDDFNNKKYISFKANVSNYKNVFIAKNNIDYKTPLNDSLLATKTVDIYSLNFSPLIVEKKDLIKFQANRKIRKNEIIYENSVKKIPDVKAGQIIPVEVYAYGVKILSWMRVLNDAIIGEIVSGRNEKTGVLITGKLYKGPKVIIDIGGN
- a CDS encoding flagellar basal body L-ring protein FlgH, which produces MKRISFIIMIILLSTFSFSDSLWKKAHTKNLYSNPEKVYSLGDIITVAVSEAPSLSLSDNNPDPFSGVMGTVGAIFNTIGNLDLTKFLPLGANSPDKVSVSNKKTSSQSQAKVSLYVSAKVVEVLDNGIVKIYGEKEFKVDSQKKIMIIEGYVDPQYIKDGVIDSKNLAEAKIWYQGDTDLQKNPNKKTWLAWMLSGISNLFF
- a CDS encoding flagellar basal body P-ring protein FlgI, which produces MKKTFIIFSLIIMLYSISFSAVRLKDIAYFRGARDNQLFGIGVVTGLNGTGDSGKVTSELLSNMMKNLNINIQNSFTTKNSAIVFVFADIPAFYKEGMKLDVVVTAAGDSKSLEGGYLIQTPLYGADGQVYAVAQGSVITGGVEVSNTANLQKRNKVNGTIPQGAIVENEIPANIVSNDTVTVLLRNPDITTAARTALSINAQFGQKLAKAMDPSAIRVKIPDVFSDDLISFLALIEDVEIDPDSKAKIVINEKTGTIVFGGNVKIADFTISYGNFVITVNNGKVGDSDATIYNLVNALKAAGATPQDIIAIIQNLSSAGYLYAELVVI
- a CDS encoding rod-binding protein; protein product: MNISSITLNGAPKDYHNLKKEEVAAELVSSVFSKVFKDMYNSKAFENTLLPKSNTEKWFNDMIIDQYSVLIAKNNMKPLINDILKAYQKP